In Paenibacillus larvae subsp. larvae, the following proteins share a genomic window:
- a CDS encoding phosphodiester glycosidase family protein yields the protein MVIGKYSIDQLRAMKVSEAVSFYPRVIANGKPLITKGDGGWGRAPRTALGQRADGTVIFVVIDGRQAHSVGATLREVQDLLLEQGCINAGFLDGGASSEMVKDRKLLTQPSSRYGERRLPSGFLIFNRPKDVEVHNIWEGLKEIDPGGPMIIRTI from the coding sequence TTGGTTATCGGGAAGTATTCCATTGATCAACTGAGAGCCATGAAGGTTTCGGAAGCCGTCTCTTTCTATCCAAGAGTAATTGCCAACGGAAAACCGCTTATTACGAAGGGAGACGGGGGTTGGGGACGGGCTCCGCGTACTGCGTTAGGACAGCGTGCAGACGGAACCGTTATTTTCGTAGTGATTGACGGCCGCCAGGCTCATAGTGTAGGAGCCACACTTCGTGAGGTACAAGACCTTCTGCTGGAACAGGGCTGCATCAATGCCGGATTTTTAGATGGAGGAGCCTCTTCCGAAATGGTAAAGGATCGTAAACTGCTTACCCAACCATCCAGCAGATACGGCGAACGCAGATTGCCAAGCGGGTTCCTGATCTTTAACCGCCCGAAAGATGTAGAAGTCCATAACATTTGGGAAGGATTG